aaacaattatacaaatatctaaaaggctatgtgtgaaaaataaaaaagttttgaacttaactttaatgttacaaaactcaaatataaacaattgtaAGTTTGCCCCATACGAGAGTAATATAAAGGGTTAAAatccataataaaatatttaaaaaatttatagataattatttaatatcataataacttaattaatctaaatttaGTTCTACGAATTTAGTTATTACGAcgatattgtataatattacttctaataatggatatttatattaacttaaaaCATCCACATAAGTGTCACTCCCCATATTAAGTGACAATGGTTTTTGTAATCATGTGATTTTGTACATTCTTACCATtaactttgtaaaaaattaattgctgtatatgaaaataatcaaaccGATTATTATCCCTTAAAACCATTATTGCTCAGAAATTCATCACAACAAAATAGAaagtttttcaattataatatatatttattaatgttttattccaCATTTGATTTGGTAAAAGTCaatgattttgtattatgAAAAGttgaaagattatatatatgtgtacttCATGTGTTCTTTAGAAACCTTGTTTCTGAAGAATGGCATTAActgttaacattttaattatattaaattataataaaaactggaaatatttttaacaacgaAGAACGATTTATGATtagttgagaaaaaaattgtttatttatccGCTGTCTTAAAGTctgatttaacaaaaaaaattttgtttttaattaaaaaatttaaaaattgttaatgtttttaaaaaattgaacaatatattgaaaataatatatttaatcaatatattaaaaataattgaaaataatatattcgatcttacatcaaaatttatatgtatacgcaATGTTTATAATcaactataatatttattaactacGGCGAGGAAAAaacattctattttattcattattttataaaacaaagtgATACAAGAGTATGATAAAAATGCTACTACCAATCCttgattaatttacaataatatgataataataaagttaagtACAAATTTACCATCCtctcccctttctctctctctcaatttctaaatttattaaattaatagaaaatatattagaatgtTTTAAACGTAAAGTTAAGATTACCTATTTCGGTCTGTACAGCGAATCTAGTAACatgctgaatataatttttctattaatttaatattcttatctTAAACTGCGCGCCAATAATGTTGTCAGTTTTGAGACACAGCTATAGACTACGTTTACACGTCGGGTTTAACAACATCGAAGTTATAAAACTGGACAACTACCGCCATTCCTCGGAAGAATGGAATAGTTATGATTGGCCAGCTCTAGAAGTATCGAtgtttaagaggatgctaaagccgtgtgttttaccgacattctgtatttatcacttaatttcgaattgaatttacagaattgataattcttttacatttttaaagtacgtacacaaatgaACCCGGGGACGATTagataaagaccaaaaatgcaaaaaattttttaaagtttatttgttcataaaaatatttgcttcaaaatacaagttatgtagcttatacgtacaaataaatggtgttaccgggttcggaatagattgaggaataagattataatcgtcaaattacaattacaagccgtacaaaaaagatattttaaaaatagaagcgcttaaatgaataaaatttttgatcacataaatatgtttttttacggcttgtaaacgtaatttgacaaatatagtcttattccttctattccaaactgcgagacaccatttatttgtaagtataagctatataacttgtattttaaagcaaattttttcataaacaaggataaataatgactctgcattatcgacctcaatcaagtttgatgggcagtttagcatcctcttaagggTGTCGTGTAAACGTACCCATACAGCACGgggagctcccgaggagctcacaaaatttttcataagcttcATTTAAGCTTCCAAAAGGTTCGCCCGCAGctgctatgtccgcttttgagagctcctTGAGAGCTTCATTTGAGCTCGCAGAGagtttataaatcatgttttaagagttccctgcgagcttcaaagtaattcctgggaaatttctatataagctttCCGGGAGCtcttatgtccgcttttgggagctccctgagagcttagatgaaactatcagggagcttatataaaagcttcacgggaattattttgaagctcgctgggagttcttaaaacattatttctgaactccctgcgagcttaaataaagctctcagggagTTCTTAAAAGCGGACATTGGAGCtgccggaaaaaattttatttttatattttctcaattttcggaagctctctctgagttgcgaaggcccacgaactctcttcgtgtaacaaaaacaatatatattacactttgctgctagtgaagtactaactgctaggtaagccgtgagtgatggttttcttttataagccttttggagtaaattttctcacgagaaggaAGAGCGCCGTGCCTTCACCTAGTGGTGATCTTgcgaactactcgcggcttatgactatacatgcagtacattaatttacccgatatgttcaatctctgggagtttgttttgtcaaattttgtaaacttcttaaaaactcagcaaaacgaactccctgggagcttgttttgtcgaattttgtaagcttctcggaaactcagcaaaatgaactccctgggagcttgttctgtcaaattttgtaagcttctcgggagctcagcaaaatgaactccttgggagcttgttttgtcgaattttgtaagctccccgggaactcagcaaaatgaactccctgggagcttgttctgtcaaattttgtaagcttctcgggagctcagcaaaatgaactccttgggagcttgttttgtcgaattttgtaagctccccgggaactcagcaaaatgaactccctgggagcttgttctgtcaaattttgtaagcttctcgggagctcagcaaaatgaactccttgggagcttgttttgtcgaattttgtaagcttctcgggagctcagcaaaatgaactccctgggagcttgttttgtcgaattttgtaagcttctcgggagctcagcaaaatgaactccctgagagcttaatcggagctttgtgctgtatgggtagtCATAGATATtgattttcagaaatatattctttagATCCCTGTTTcccgaaaaaattataaataacttataattttttcgggacacgtaataattatgttagCAGATTTTGGTAACAAAAGTCAAGCAGAATCTGCATGCGCGGGCAATTTGACTGCTGCACTTGATCTGATTTCGACAGACTTGATAACTTTCATCCGTTTGCATTTTATTACGacattattcaattaaatgtcAATGGATTTCtcaacattatataaatttcaaaaataacgtaGCCCGTTTTTCGGAAGATAACAAAACagttaatttacaattacacaatgtattaaatatttatttcttataaatattattcaaattctAGAAAATAAAACTGGTTTATTAAGTTCGATTCGGACTTTTAAGTATATTGAACGTAAAATCTCACTTTTAGTGataaaacgcataaaacgtttaatttatatcagtGAGCCAAATGTTGattagatctttttttttatcttcttgtCGCATGCATTTTGCTTCATGCAGTATCATACATTTTGCTTCATGCCTTATTCGTGCAGAAGTCGAAATGTTTTCCTAAAGATCACGCCATaaaggagagagaaatgaatataaaagtcccgtagtttttttaaatttattattgtcttTTCTTACTAACTCTCTAAACAAAAAAGTGATATGAAAGTCTGCGCGATCTTATTTCTAATGTGTGGGCTAGCTCACTTTGCTAAGCAAGTACaaggtacatttttattagatctattaatttcttaattaatatattttatcaaaagaaaaaatattgttttatctggataaaattataaatatgtacttATAGAACAATTTAGCGAATTCACAAACGACGCAATATTATTGTTGGTACCTCTCGAAAGACTGTtagtttttatgtaaaaaataattgtcgcatatatttcagtattttaataacagaTTCTTTGGCAGATTTACAAactatacattattataattattcattgtGGTCGCATATAGCTTATAGCTATAATATAACGCAAAACTAAATGGAAATTTTCAAACAATATTCTTCGgatattttcagattttactTACACGAGCACGAATTTAGACAACTGCGAATGGAAAGACTAAATATTCAGCGTAGATACGTACACAATTCGTCCATGCAAGACTTCAACTTGTCATCTAGGCGGTGTAACAACTATACTCGggtaagtaaaatattataatcatgtatgtatataaaagatatttaaagttaAGATCAGGGACTCGGGCCGAGTCAAATTATTTACACCGTAAATTAAACCGTAACCGGAACTGATTTGGTTCCGATtacgatttaataaaaatatttgaaaactagTTTTGATTTCACTTTCAGTTTCTTGGCAAATACAAGAATCTAAATCGtttaaattccattttttcCAGTTACATTTCCGGTTCTTgattctaatattatttaataagtaattatgtaatagtaattattagtatttaataatatttaagtgtttaataataattttaataatgaatcaAGTTAATCGcgtcggtttttttttaaagatacatCGTCAgtcaaaaacaattataaaatcacagcgtaatattatcgataaaacagatatacatttataaatagcaGTCTATGCCATGATAAAGTATACACAagcacaaaattttatcataatgcTAATAcaagttttacataaaatctctttttcgtaatttaattttattccgtTTCTTTCCAGATATCTTTCCTTAACTTTTCCTATGTCAGATGAAGTTGTTGTCGATGATTGGTACAGGATgaaagataaaacaaaagaatatcCAGATTGCTGTCAACAACCTCTTTGTGTTCCCCGAAGCTTTTAATAAGACTACGATATGtcgaaatgaataaaataggATTAAGTAATAGAACAttctttatctaaaattatttttataaataaatatcctgtttcttgtgcgtgcgtgcgcgcgcgcgcgcgcgtgtgtgtgtgtgtgtgtgggcgtgtgtgtgtaatttcATCAAATATCCTGTTTCTTTATTTGCTTATTGTTTTTTAGATAGAATCCAGAcaacaaaatatgtttaacgataagatataatcaaatatcttCTAAAATGTTAGATAATAATCGGATATCATAATAATTCAGTCATTCTAATTTTAGTCTTATCGTTACGATGGTACTGTATTATATCGGCTTCCAGTAGAAAATAtacgtaatttaaaatattcggCGTAACATCCACATAAATGTCATCTCCTCCCTTCATGTAAGCTGATGATAAAGcctgtaattaaaatatataattttagacaTTCACATtgatactttattaaaaaaatataaactataatatatgaaaaggCATACCgctaataaatctttaaagtCATCATTATTTGGAAAAATGGTATTCACCACACTATTCtgcaaaataaaagtttttcaactataaatattttgtttcatgtcttatttttttgtaaaaatcatgcaattttgtgttataaaaatgtgtgtcACAACTTTACTGTACATACCAGATCATTCTTTACTCTTTTAAATATACGTTTTGACAGAATATGTTCCTTCTCGTAAGTCCTGTTTGCGAAcgtttctgtaatatttagaaaagcTTCCTGCATTTTATTCAACCCATCTTTCTTATTTCTCAAACTGCAACGAACACGATAAAGATAAGGGAACTAACAAAAATAcatagagaaaattttcttttaaaatttactctcaaagtcaaataaaattgtaggaTATGgacttcaataaattttactaagcCGGGGATAATTTAGTGTTTTGGACTTTTTCTCTATCACACTCAACCTTCAAAATCAAAATCACGCTCTAACAACTTTTTTGTTGCACAgtgtaattttagtaaaatttagtatatcactttttaaaaatactttataatttcaaaaaatttcataaaattgtaataaaatttattaaattttatcttataattataccaaataaaaacaataagataatatagtacaatatataaaaacacaacAATAGAAAATATGACTTACTTGatcataaattaatgataaagtCATAAACTTGATCATCGTgctgatatttatttgtaattttatatacctttcatagttttattgaaataatgtcattattattaaattgattatcaatttaatattgtggtATTACTAATctaatttatcttataataagatatgtttttaaaacacaaaagATCTATTCagcataatttaataaactttgaaaattatataaaattacacaagcAAATATTAGCACAAAGACCCAGCTGTGACCAAATAAGGCTTATTTTCtattagaaattttactaaatctatagtaaaatttttccaagTCCATGAGTACTGTGATTTcaagggtaaattttaagacaaaattCTGTATAATAGAATTTTCGTGCTTTCACACTTACTATATGATGTCTTCTTGAATATTGGACAGTTTTCTTTGCAAACTGTTAAGGAGCTCTTGCATATCGCGAATCTCCACCTCCATTTCAGTCATCACTTCCATACGCAGGTCAGATGTTCTTAAAATTGGGTAATCTTCAGGTTCCACCTGTTGGATTTCCTTTCTCAGGCTCTGGTGTAATTTGTCTTGTTTCATTCTTACATCCTCCAACGAATTGTTCGGTTTCAAAGTAAAAACTTCATTGTTTGATATCTTGGCTATtaaatcttcaatatttttctcctgttctgcttttttctctttcagtGTCTCAAACGCATCTTCTAATGTATATtccatgtttttaaaatgtattttaaaattgctgctaaaaaattatttaaatctgcaaaaaaattcaacatgttattttttttttaattaaccctaaaattatagtaattgtagacttcaaagaattttactatatttttaataaagttaagttTAAGTtagtttgttataataaaaatttcaatggaTGTAATAAAACATACTCTACCGTTCAAAAGTTTCAGCATGTTTGACATTTTCtcacaaaaaagtatttaaaatttaaaaaaaagtatttcaaaaatttatttggttaCATATTGTAacaattctttctctttcctctt
Above is a window of Monomorium pharaonis isolate MP-MQ-018 chromosome 10, ASM1337386v2, whole genome shotgun sequence DNA encoding:
- the LOC105831678 gene encoding uncharacterized protein LOC105831678, which gives rise to MEYTLEDAFETLKEKKAEQEKNIEDLIAKISNNEVFTLKPNNSLEDVRMKQDKLHQSLRKEIQQVEPEDYPILRTSDLRMEVMTEMEVEIRDMQELLNSLQRKLSNIQEDIIYLRNKKDGLNKMQEAFLNITETFANRTYEKEHILSKRIFKRVKNDLNSVVNTIFPNNDDFKDLLAALSSAYMKGGDDIYVDVTPNILNYVYFLLEADIIQYHRNDKTKIRMTELL